Within Candidatus Thorarchaeota archaeon, the genomic segment ATAGTGTCACTATCTTACCGTTAATATACTGTTCTTGAAACTAGATAGATAATACTGGAGGCCCCCGCATGGATCGTAAAAAGACATTAGCCTTTAGCGTTGCAATCATAGTTGTGGCTTCAGTCGCTCTTGTCGCGATTTGGAACCCCATCACCCCTCCGGACGTACGAATCGGCTATCTCTCCCAAGACCTCCACCAGCTTGCCCTGCGTGTTGCTGTGGAGAAAGGTTGGTTTGAAGAGGCCGGACTACGAATCGAGCTTGCCCAATTTGCAAATGGAGCGTATGAGATGGACGGCTTTCTGGCTGGCCAGATCGATATGGGTTATCTGGGTGCGGCTCCTGCCTTGACAAAATCAATAGCGCAAGGGATCAATATCACAATTCTTGCAGCCGTCAATCTTGAGGGTTCTGCTCTTATGGTTTCAAAGACCGAATACGATGCAGGTCGTGTGACGAAGGTCGCTGATCTAGCTGGGAAGATAATACTTCAGCCGGGACCATCAACGGTTCAGAACTTTCTATTGCGACTGGCATTGAATCAATCCGGATTGACCGTCAACGATGTTTCGCTTGAGACCGCTCGCCCGCAAGACATGGCAATCTCTCTCAGTACTGAAAAGCCTGCCTTCATTGTGTGGGAGCCATTCCCCTCTCTTGCTGAATATAATGGTGAGGCCGTACCTCTCAAGTTGTCTGGTGAGATCTGGCCGAAACATCCCTGCTGTGTTGTTGCTTCATCCAACACATTTCTGCGGGATCATCCTGACATCGTGCAGAAGGTCATCGAGATTCACAAGAGGGCTGAACAGTGGATTGTTGCCAACCCCACTGAGGCTCTTCAGATTGCAATAGACTGGCTTGGTATGGACTCCACCCCTGTCGAAACCGCGTTCAATCGGATCATATACGACTACAATGTCAATCGTACAGGTATTCAACGATATCTGGAATTTTTGATCAATCAGAACTTGGTCACTATGGAGTTAAGTCAGGTCGGTCCGTTCCTTGACCGCTTCATCAATACAACATTTATCGAGAGCGCCTAACGGTAGAAACAAAAGCCGCTTGTGCTAGCAATAGGTCGAGTGGAATGGCGCAGACAGAAGATCAAACCGATACGAGACCCAAACATGGGATGTTGGCACGTCTCAAGGCAATGACGTTGCGTGATGTCCTTCTCAAGGGTCTCATCCCAATTTTTATTTTATTGGCGATCTGGCAGATCGTTGCCTACATTGCACAAGGTATCACTCTGTTAGACATTGGTTATGCCTTTGTGAAACTCGTTGTTCACGGAGATACTGATGGCCGTACTCTTACAGAACATACCGCTATGAGCCTCTTTCGGGTGACCCTCGGGTTTGTCGCTGCCATTGTCACTGGCATTCCCCTGGGCATTGCTACTGGCCGCTACAAGATCGTCGATGCAGTCTTGGGGCCCGTGATAGAAGCAATTCGCCCCATTCCGCCAATTGCATGGATTCCGCTCTCAATCCTCATATTCCGGACGAACATTATGGGTGCACAGATATTCATTATCTGGATCGGCGCCTTCTTTCCGATACTTCTCAATACGACTACTGGTGTGAAACGAACTGAACCGGTTCATCTTGATGTGGCACATTCGTTTGGTGCCTCGGAGAACCAGATCCTGACCAAGATCGTCTTGCCCTCAGCAGCGCCCGAGATCTTTGCGGGTCTTCGATTAGGTTTTGGCATAGGGTGGATGTGTCTTGTGGCTGCTGAGATGATTGGTGGGGGACTTGGACTTGGGTATCTCGTGATCATCACAGAACAGCTTGGTCGTACCGGCGAGACCATTTCTGCTATGCTGGTGATCGGGTTCATTGGTTTTCTGATCAGCTATCTCTTTCTGATTATCGAGCGTAACACAATGAAATGGCGTCGTGAGATTGCCATCTAAGCACCCTGCCGTGCAAGAGCTTTTTCCTGCTCGACTCTGAGCATGTCAAGAATCCTTGCGCGATATTCGAGACACACTGTGCTGGCTCGTATCCGTGGTCGCGGTAGGTCCACCTGATATTCGCCAATGATTCTAGCTGGAGTGTTGCTCAAGAGCAAGATTCTATCCGACATAAAGACGGCCTCATCGACATTATGTGACACGAACAAGACGGTAGATCCAGTCTCTTTCCAGATACGCAGAAACTCTTCTTGAAGGTAATTTCTCGTCTGAGCATCTAGGTTGGAGAGCCCCTCATCTGAAACAAGAATGTCAGGTTTAGTTATGAGGCTTCGTGCCATCTCTGTCTTTCTCGCCTGTCCGCCCGAGATCTCGTGCGGGTAGTTATTCTCAAGCCCTCTCATTCGAATCAGGTCTATCATCTGATCCGATAGTCTGTGGCGCTCAACCTCAGGGACCCCTTTGATCTCCAGACCGAACTCGATGTTCTCTCTCACAGTTCGCCATGGAAATAGGCTCTCTTGTTGGAATATATAGCCCACTCGACTATGGCCCATTTCTACCTGCGTGTCATCAATGAGCACCTCTCCAGAATCGGGCTTGAGCAGTCCAGCAATTATTTTTAATAATGTGGTCTTACCACAACCTGACGGACCAAGGATACTTAGGAATTCTCCCTCTTGGACATCAAACGACAGGTCGTCCAAGACCAATACGCGGTCATCATCCCCATTGTATGCCTTGACCACGTTTCTAACCGAGAGTTTTGGTCTCTCTTTCATGGGTTTTATTTCAAACCGTTTGGGTTATATACTATCTTATTTGTCATCGGACTTGACAACCTACAAAAGTACAAAAGGATACCACTTACGGTATGTACTACGTACCAGTATTGTTGGACGAAATTTACTGTCGTTAAATTGGCACAGAAGGAATGAACATTGGTACAACCACGCGTGTTGTTAGAAATTGAGGATGATACGAATACGAGCGCAATTGCCGTAGGTGATGTCACGTCATCCGGACGCCCAGAACTTCTTACCGGAGGTCGGGATGGGGTTCTGAAATTGTATGATGCGAACCAGAGCGAGATCCATCTCTTAGCACAGGCCGATCTTGGTGGTAGCATTCTTGCGGTTCGGATTGCTGATGCCAATAACGATGGTCAAATGGAGATAATCGTTGCACGGAGTCTCTCTCCCGGCGAGAGTCCGGGATCTGGAGAGACACTGCAAGTCTATCGATACTCCCCCTCGGGTACCTTCGAACTGTTAGGAGCGTATCCTATTGACAGATTTGTGACTACGCTCACGATCACCGACGTGACCGGCGATAATAAGAACGAGATTCTTGCTGGTGGCAGTGATTCGACGCTCCGTGTCTTGCAGATGGATCCTGACAACAATCTTACCGAGTTTATCAATCATCAGCTACGAGATATGCCTCTGACAATCGGGACCTGTGATGTTGTTGGTGACGAACATGAAGAGATCGTCATTGGAAACCGTGACAAGACGCTTCATGTGTTGAAGGTTGTTGATTCTTCAATACAAGAGATCGATGTGATCGAGCTGCCCAGTCCAGTCATCTCAATTGCTGCCGGTGACCTTCTTGGTGACCGAAAGATGGAGTTGGGTGTAGTCACACATGATGGCTCGATCCGTGTCTATAGAAATGAAGAGAATAAATTAGAACTCTTCTCCAAACTTGAAAATGCAAATGCTCTCTCGATCCGGATTGCTGAGTTGAATGCGGATCATATGGACGAGATCGTTATTGCCACTTCTGATTACAAGATCGACTATTACAATCTGTATATGGCTGAATTGAAAAAGATCGCAACTGTTGAAATTGGTTCAAAGATCCTCTCGCTTGCGGTTGGAGATGCAGGCGGTGATGACCGACTAGAAGTGCTTGTGGGCATTTCAAATGGTCCTCTCAAGATTGTCGAGGGACTCTACCATCTCATTCCACGTTTTCAAGTCAAGCCCAAAGCCGAGTCTGGAACAGGCCTACTTGGAACACTTACCGTACTAAATGTGACCGATCAACCAGTCGCCGGAGTCACTGGGAAGCTCTACTGGTTCCCGAAAGAGATGATGGAAGTTTCACCTCAGCAGATTCGATTGGACATTGGCCCTCACGAATCGAAGACTATTGAGATTGATATTCTGCCTCGTGAAGAGGGAACCATTGTCATTCGTCCAATTGTTCTGATGTGGACCGATGAATCGGGAGGTGTCCGACAAGTGACCACTCCTGAGACCGCGGTCCTTGCTGAGGCTGGTACCGTGACTGCTGCACCAGCTGAAGCACCAGCCGTCACATTGGACGGAGTTGAAGAGTCATCAGCTAGCGATGAGGCATCCCCTCTCTTCTCTTCTGTCGGTGGAACTGGCTTCAAACCACTTACCGAGGCGGATCGTCAAGAGATTGAGGCACAGGCCTCAGGTACAACAGAAGATGCAGTACGACAGGCCGAGCAGCTCTTGGACCAGCTCTTTGGCGATGCGAGTACTGATGCACAGGCTGCCCTTGATGATGTGAAACGGATGATCGAGGGTGAACCCGCCTCTGCTGAGACCGCAACTGCTACAGAAGCTGAGGTCACAGAGGCACCGCCTCCAGTCTCTAATGAGAGCGCACTTGTCGCGGAGATCCGAAATCGGCCACCCAAGCCTCCTCCACCCAAGGCCGCCCCCGATGCGTATAGTTTCTTGTTTAAGGTCATGATCATTGGTGAGGGTGCAGTTGGTAAGACTACCCTCGTCAATCGTTATGTGACAGGTTCGTTCGAACGCGATTACAAGACCACTATTGGTTCTCAGTTTGCCGTCAAGCTGACTCATATCTTCCCACCCGAGTCAGAGTATGCTGTTGGTATCAAGATACAGGCCTGGGACGTGGCAGGACAGGCGCGATTTGCAGCAGTACGGAAGATGTACTACAGTGGTGCCGCTGGTGTGATTTTGGTCTTTGATGTCACTCGTCGTCGTTCGTTCACCGAACTGGAAAAATGGGTCAAAGAGGCTGACGAATCAGTTGGCTCGAGAGTGCCAATGGTTGTTGTCGGTAACAAGATCGACCTGCCTGATAGAATGGTCAGCGCAGAAGAGGCCAAGAAATGGGCTGAGGATCAAGGGTTTGTGTATATGGAGAGCAGTGCCAAGACTGGTGAGGGTGTAGCCGACATGTTTACAGTCCTTGCCGAGTTAATGTGGCGCGAGACCAATAACAGCAAATGATTACGCACGCTCATGATCTCTCAGATTGGTCGTAGGTCTTTGACGGCATCTATGCCAGTTGCAAAGGCATTGAGATTCTCAGTAGTCCTTTTACCCATTGACTCGTAGCTCTGTCTGATAGATCTCTGAGAGATGGGTTGAACCTCAAGACCGACCATTATTCCCACAAGATAGGCGTTGAGAGATCTACTTGCAAGGTCGTTTGTCTGTATTGGCACTCTATAGGTCGTTCCACATATTCCCGCAAGATGGGAGAAGATGTCGTCCAGCTCTGGATATTTGATAGTTCCTGCAAGAGTATCCAATGTGTCAACTTTTAGATCCGAAACTATCGCAATCGTGTTGGCTCCTGCAAAATCAATGGCTGCTCGAAGGCCCTCAAGTGGCTCTAATCCAAGCAGGACATGGAGCGCCCCCTTGGGAACTAAGGGCGCGACCTGTTGGTCCGCTAATCTGATATGAGTGGTGACAGCCCCTCCTCTCTGCGAAGCACCAAACGTCTGTCCAATTGTGGGGCTGAGACCATCTGCGATAGCTGCTCTGGCGAGCACTCTGCTGGTCACAAGATTCCCTTGGCCCCCAACACCAGTGATGACAATATTAAACGGTTGTTCGTCCACCTCTTATTCCTCCCTCTGGATTGCCTCATATGGGCAGACATCTATACAGGCCCCGCAGCGAACACATTGATCTTCAAGCACCACAGGAACTCTCTGCTCGCTATCCCATCCAAGTGCCACACAGGAGTATTGCCTGACACATATGCCGCATTGATTTCCTTTACAGCGATCCTTTCGGATTACGATCCTTGGCTTTTGTTGATAGATGGCCGGATCACGTCTTTGTTCTTCTAGCCGACACGAGCTTTTCACAATGACCACTTTGAGACCGATCTTGGTTATCATTGAATGGAATGTGTCTATGAGTTCTGGAATGTTCTCGCCATCTACCGAAGCGATGGCATCTGGTTTTATCGCTTCTACAACTCGCCTAATACTGACGGCTTTCTGGTGGGCGTTTCCGCCTTCCACTCCAGGGTGTGGTTGGAATCCGGTCATTGCAGTAGTCTTGTTGTCCACAATAATGAACATGACATCCGCATCTGTATGACGCGCATTCACAAGTCCCGGTAAGCATGCATGAAAGAATGTAGAGTCTCCAGCAATAGTCGCCACTCTTGCAGAGTATCCAAAACGATGCAGTTGCCCGAGCCCATTGGCCGTTCCGATTCCTGAACCCATTGCTTGCATCGTGTCCATTGTCCTATTGTAAAACACACCTAGAGAATAGCACCCGATGTCGCCCGTGACGACAAGTCGCCCATTAAGGCGTTGCTTTACTTTTCTTAAGGCCCAGTATACGTTCCTGTGAGTGCATCCTGCACAGAACGTTAGTGGGCGAGGAATCAGGATCTTTAAGGCCTTTGTCAGTATGTCTTCTCTTGGTGTTTTTTTCGGACGTGGCAGTTGAAGCACATCTTGAAGCGCATGAAGTACAATATCTATGGACAGCTCGCCCCACGAAGGGACTAATCCATCATGTTTTCCATGAAACGTCATTGTCAATGGTGGTATCTCAGTTGCCATGCTCGTGATACCATCCTCGAGGAACGGGTCCACTTCTTCAACAAAGAGCATCATCTCTTCTGTTTCAGCGATCGTTTTCTTGATCAGCGTTTCTGGTAAGGGATGTGTCGTGACCACTCCCACATGTCTGATCCTCCTGTCAGATCCTATTCGCTGTATTGCCTCATTGGCGTAAAGTTGGCCAACCCCCGATGATAGGACTGTTAATCTGGGATCATCCGAATCGAGAAGCACTCTATTCCATGAGGATTGATCAAACTCTTTTCCGACACGTTTCAGGGTCTCCTGTAGGTCGCGGTCTCGATGATGCGGCCACGGGACATTGAATAGGCCCTCTGGTATTCTCTCCTCCAGTGCTATAGTCCGCTCTGGAATGTTTCCTAAGGTGACGATTGCTTGCGTGTGGCTCAATCTCGTAGTGCTTCTTATCATGACGGGAATCTGTTCTCTCTGGGAGAGCGATATCGCATATGGGATGAGATCTTTGGCCTGCTGTGCTGTGGCAGGTTCTATCAGAGGAATCTTCGCCGCCTTTGCATAGAACCGCGAGTCCTGTTCATTACTAGAACTGTGTCCTCTCGGATCATCACAGACAACGATGACAAGGCCACCTTTTCCTGTGCCTGATAGATTGAGGTTGAGAAGAAAATCGGCCGCCACATTTAGACCGAGTGATTTCATCGGGCAGATTGCAGGGATTCCAACCCAGCTCGCGGCTGCGGCGGTCTCCAATGCGACCTTCTCATTGACGCCCCATTCCACATACATTCCGGTCTCACGAGACCACTTCATCAATGTGGTCGTGATCTCTGTGGATGGCGTACCCGGATATGAAACGCATACGCCCACTCCTGCCTCAACCGCGCCTCGGGCTATGGCCTCATTGCCGCTCATGAGAATCCTTCGACCATCATCCTGAACCATTTCTTTCAGCTCTGTTTGATGTCATTCAGCCTCTCTCAAAACACTTTCGAGTTCTGCTTTACGTGAAAGAAACAGAAATATACTCCTCCTCTCGTCAATACTATGCAATGAATGACTCTGAGTCGGCACGATCTTCAAAGATCAGTTCGTGCTTTTCTATCTCTCACGATAAAGACGTTGATGGTATTGCTTCTGCGGCCATTGTCTGGAGGTATGCCAAGAAGAAAGGATTGACCCATGATTTCACGCTCACGGATTATGGTTCTTTTGACAAGGCCTTCTCAAAGACTGCCGAGCTCCGTGACACGCTGATAATAGTGACCGATCTTGGTCTAGATAATTCTTCTCGAAATGGTGTTATCGCAAATCTGTCAAAGGCCGTATCACGAGGCTGCCGTGTTGTCTGGCTTGATCATCATAGGTGGCCAGAGCAATCGATCCGATCCGTTCTTGGTCTGGGTAACAAGCCTGTTCTCAAGATCAACCATGATTATTGCGCTGCAGAAATCGCATTCAAAGTCCTTATGCCACATGACAAGATCTCCGAAGAACTTTCGGTGATCGCTCACGATACCGACTTCAACCTGCGCGAGATCGAGGCTGCCAACGCTCTGACCGATGCGGTCTCAATAATACGATTTCAGGCTCTTGACAAAAGAGAGGACATAACCTCTGGCCTCTTTCCGTTAGTCAAGGCATTGGCCGAGGAAGGTCTTGCCGGATTATGGGATGCTGAGCGACAACGATTCAAAGACGATCTGCTTGAGCAACGTGTTCATCACTACCGTAAGGAGAAGACCAAGCGAATGCGTAAGGCTCTCTCTGGTCACTGTGATCTTAGGATACATGGCTATCTTGTACGCATTGTAGAGATGCCCACTGGTGTTACCTCTACAGACCTCGGGACATACCTGGCCGACCCGAACAATCTGACGGTTGGAGATACCAAAATTCCAGTTGCTGATTTATTGGTCACAATAGGGCAAGGTGGTAAACTAGGCTTTCGACGAGGGACTGAGCAGGTTCTCTGTGATGCAGCAGCCAAGCTCTTCAATGGTGGAGGTCATCCTTTCGCTGCTGGTGGTGACTACGGTATGTATGACGATTTTGAGGCTGTCTGTGATGACATCTTTGCAACGCTCTCCAGCAATAAGGACTGGATTGTTGAGGGGCCTCAGGAATCAGCAGCATCCAGCTAGTGATCAAACGGCCTTTTCTAAAGATGCAGCGACCTGTTCGTTCGAATCTATAGATTGATCCCACAATCTATGCCACGTTAGAAGTGCATCCTTGATCAGTCTTGGTGTCCCTTTGTTGGTTGAGATTAGAACAAGCTCGGGTCTTGCTACATTTGTCATGAACATTGCAATTCGCTCGCTGTTAAGAGTAATGAAACGATAGGTGCTGTGAGGTCTAGGAAATATCCGTGTTATTATTCTATTATTACGTGTATGTTCTAACATCTCTTTGTGTTTCATTCGGAAAAAATTACTTGCCTCATCAATCTCACTCAAATCATCGGTCGTTGGAATGAACAATGATTTGACAATTGCGCCCCTTGCCAGAGCTTTTGCCATCTCCAGTTCCAACTTCCCCGTGTTCACGAGACCTTTATCGAGAATACGTAGAGGCGTTAGTGATCTGATGATGTCCCCTTCTTGGGCAGCTGCAAATATTGCTTGGGACGCGCTCATCTCCACATTTTCTGCGCCCTCTATAATGGCCGGGTCCTGGGATAGTCCGTTTTCATCTTCCTTATGCGTCATCAGATTGTAAAAGTCAGTCAAGTCTGTTGTTTCAAGTATCTCAATTTTACGATCTATTGTTTTGATATCGTCTTCAATTGCCTTGATGGCTCTCAATCTTCGGGCATTAAGAGCACGACATATCATCTCATTCGAAGTGAGGTAGAGATGTGGTCGTCGTATCTTGTCTGTGACCAGATATCCCTCAGCCTCGAGTTCTGATAATGTCTTGTAGACCCAATTTTTAGACACGCGGCTCTTTTTTCTTACTAACTCGTGGATGGCCCCAATTGTTGGTGCTATGGAAATGGCACCGTCGAAACATTTCACAACACCTAATGTCTGCATCTCTATTGATTCGGTATCGATGTCCATTGCCGCAATGACTCTCTCCATCTCTTTTTTCCTCATAACGTATGTCCCCTCTTCAGATCATTGGTGTCGCTTCTGCGAACTCACTATCGAAACTAGTTGTCATATCCTCCAGCAATTTGGGGTTTGCTTCGTGAGGAATATACTGTACCATCGGTTCAGGATAGTAACTGATGACCAAGATTCCTATGTCACTGTTCTTCAAAAATGCCTCATAGGTCTTCTCGGTTTTTGAGCGTAGACGTATCTCTACGTTATCTGATGTCACCTTCATTAATTTGTAGAGCCTTCTCGTCACCTCGTAACTGGCGCGATCTATTAATTTTTTATCCGGTCCAAGTACCTTTACGAACGCGCCACGTACTAATAGGCGTTTCAGCATCTTCATTGTAACGCCGTCTTCTTTAAAGAAGCCTTTCTCTCCCCACCTCACAGACACCCTTATTATATCCCCTTTTCGTATGCGATTGACAAGTTTTTCATGAAGAAGCTTGATGAGTTGATTTCCACCTCTAGAGAATGATGACGTAGGTGGTTGTTCTTGTCTTAATAAGCGGGTTATGAAAAATGCGGACGTTTTTTGCATATCTTCTTGTGTAAGTTCTTCGAGAAGTCTTTTTCTGGCCTCTTGTTCGCGTTTTTGGAGTTTAAGTTCATTGAGCTTGTTTGCTTTTAGTCGGGATATCAGTGCGCGTACATATACATCATTAGTGTAGTACAATGTGCTGTCCGGTTCACGGATGACCTGAATCACGCCCTCCCTCTGTAGATCCAATAATATCTTGTATAACGAAGTCCTTCTTCCGGGAGTATCATGGCGGATCCCTACAAAATCTCCTAATTCATTGAACGTGAGTGGGTGGTTGGCCTTTCCAAGCGTGAAGAGAATTTTATATCTCTTGGCTTGTGGATTCACACCTAGTATCTCTGCAAATTCCTTCAGGCTCTCTCTATATGTAGTCGTTCTTATTTCCCCCCTTTCTTGTGAATCCTTGCTATTGCTCTAACAATTGGATTGTCTGGTTTCAGACCGATCTTTGTTGCTGTCGCGCTTGTCAATAGTTCAAATGGGATCGCCTTCTTCCATGTTCGATCAAACACTTGGTTAATGCTGTCTATTAAATCCGCATTGAACTCTCTCGTGAATAATGTTGTCACAACAGGGTTTTCAGTCAGAATCAGTGCAACACGTTGATCATTCAGGCTCACATGATTATACGTGCGAGGTCCGTTTGTGACTGCAAGTAAGAACTTTCCTGGGCTCTCTTGATTGATACGATGAATCATTTGGAAGAACTGTAACATTGCTGACTCATCGAGTATTCCCTCTCTCTCATCAAGCAACTCGAGAAAATCTGATGTGATTATATATCTGACTTCAGCACCATTCATTGCCGCATCGATAAATTTCCGTGTACGCTCGAACCCTCCACTCACCAATGTTGTCACATACATCGCAGTCGTTCTGATAATGTCCCCCTTGCCAGCTGGCCTAGTGATATTGTTAAGAAGGAGCCGGTGCATCCCCTCTATCCCCTTGGCGAATCTCGTTGTAATGGAATCTTGTTTCCCCGAGATTGAAAAGACAATTGTTTCAGCGAGTTGAGAACAATCCACATTTTTTATTTTCTTTATCTTTTCTGCTATTGCCGCCTGCTTTTGCTCAAGAGACTCCAAAATTTGGTACTGAATATTTTCAAGTGCATCTACTATAGTATGCACATCTATTATGTACTTGCGGCGTGACGCGGACGGGTCCTCGACTTTGACTATTCCCAAGCGTACAAGTTCCCTAAGATCACGGTGGAGTCCTACTCTTCCCGGTACGGGGTCTATGTGCTGTGTCTTTAGCTCCTCGTAGATCTCTCCAAATCTCAGAGGCTTGATCGTACTATCTCTCATAGACAACATAATCTTGATAATAGTGATATAGCGATTCCATTGTTTAGAATCTTGGTCAAGTCCAAGGGCCTTCAGTTCTTTTGCAAACTTTTTATGCGTCATGTCGATCATCCATTGTTCGTACCGATGTCATACTTGTAGCTTTATAACAATCAAAAAACAACATCTCTTTAT encodes:
- a CDS encoding ABC transporter ATP-binding protein, which encodes MKERPKLSVRNVVKAYNGDDDRVLVLDDLSFDVQEGEFLSILGPSGCGKTTLLKIIAGLLKPDSGEVLIDDTQVEMGHSRVGYIFQQESLFPWRTVRENIEFGLEIKGVPEVERHRLSDQMIDLIRMRGLENNYPHEISGGQARKTEMARSLITKPDILVSDEGLSNLDAQTRNYLQEEFLRIWKETGSTVLFVSHNVDEAVFMSDRILLLSNTPARIIGEYQVDLPRPRIRASTVCLEYRARILDMLRVEQEKALARQGA
- a CDS encoding indolepyruvate ferredoxin oxidoreductase subunit alpha, giving the protein MVQDDGRRILMSGNEAIARGAVEAGVGVCVSYPGTPSTEITTTLMKWSRETGMYVEWGVNEKVALETAAAASWVGIPAICPMKSLGLNVAADFLLNLNLSGTGKGGLVIVVCDDPRGHSSSNEQDSRFYAKAAKIPLIEPATAQQAKDLIPYAISLSQREQIPVMIRSTTRLSHTQAIVTLGNIPERTIALEERIPEGLFNVPWPHHRDRDLQETLKRVGKEFDQSSWNRVLLDSDDPRLTVLSSGVGQLYANEAIQRIGSDRRIRHVGVVTTHPLPETLIKKTIAETEEMMLFVEEVDPFLEDGITSMATEIPPLTMTFHGKHDGLVPSWGELSIDIVLHALQDVLQLPRPKKTPREDILTKALKILIPRPLTFCAGCTHRNVYWALRKVKQRLNGRLVVTGDIGCYSLGVFYNRTMDTMQAMGSGIGTANGLGQLHRFGYSARVATIAGDSTFFHACLPGLVNARHTDADVMFIIVDNKTTAMTGFQPHPGVEGGNAHQKAVSIRRVVEAIKPDAIASVDGENIPELIDTFHSMITKIGLKVVIVKSSCRLEEQRRDPAIYQQKPRIVIRKDRCKGNQCGICVRQYSCVALGWDSEQRVPVVLEDQCVRCGACIDVCPYEAIQREE
- a CDS encoding DHH family phosphoesterase, with the protein product MKETEIYSSSRQYYAMNDSESARSSKISSCFSISHDKDVDGIASAAIVWRYAKKKGLTHDFTLTDYGSFDKAFSKTAELRDTLIIVTDLGLDNSSRNGVIANLSKAVSRGCRVVWLDHHRWPEQSIRSVLGLGNKPVLKINHDYCAAEIAFKVLMPHDKISEELSVIAHDTDFNLREIEAANALTDAVSIIRFQALDKREDITSGLFPLVKALAEEGLAGLWDAERQRFKDDLLEQRVHHYRKEKTKRMRKALSGHCDLRIHGYLVRIVEMPTGVTSTDLGTYLADPNNLTVGDTKIPVADLLVTIGQGGKLGFRRGTEQVLCDAAAKLFNGGGHPFAAGGDYGMYDDFEAVCDDIFATLSSNKDWIVEGPQESAASS
- a CDS encoding ABC transporter permease: MAQTEDQTDTRPKHGMLARLKAMTLRDVLLKGLIPIFILLAIWQIVAYIAQGITLLDIGYAFVKLVVHGDTDGRTLTEHTAMSLFRVTLGFVAAIVTGIPLGIATGRYKIVDAVLGPVIEAIRPIPPIAWIPLSILIFRTNIMGAQIFIIWIGAFFPILLNTTTGVKRTEPVHLDVAHSFGASENQILTKIVLPSAAPEIFAGLRLGFGIGWMCLVAAEMIGGGLGLGYLVIITEQLGRTGETISAMLVIGFIGFLISYLFLIIERNTMKWRREIAI
- a CDS encoding ABC transporter substrate-binding protein, whose product is MDRKKTLAFSVAIIVVASVALVAIWNPITPPDVRIGYLSQDLHQLALRVAVEKGWFEEAGLRIELAQFANGAYEMDGFLAGQIDMGYLGAAPALTKSIAQGINITILAAVNLEGSALMVSKTEYDAGRVTKVADLAGKIILQPGPSTVQNFLLRLALNQSGLTVNDVSLETARPQDMAISLSTEKPAFIVWEPFPSLAEYNGEAVPLKLSGEIWPKHPCCVVASSNTFLRDHPDIVQKVIEIHKRAEQWIVANPTEALQIAIDWLGMDSTPVETAFNRIIYDYNVNRTGIQRYLEFLINQNLVTMELSQVGPFLDRFINTTFIESA
- a CDS encoding 2-oxoacid:acceptor oxidoreductase family protein is translated as MDEQPFNIVITGVGGQGNLVTSRVLARAAIADGLSPTIGQTFGASQRGGAVTTHIRLADQQVAPLVPKGALHVLLGLEPLEGLRAAIDFAGANTIAIVSDLKVDTLDTLAGTIKYPELDDIFSHLAGICGTTYRVPIQTNDLASRSLNAYLVGIMVGLEVQPISQRSIRQSYESMGKRTTENLNAFATGIDAVKDLRPI
- a CDS encoding GTP-binding protein, translated to MVQPRVLLEIEDDTNTSAIAVGDVTSSGRPELLTGGRDGVLKLYDANQSEIHLLAQADLGGSILAVRIADANNDGQMEIIVARSLSPGESPGSGETLQVYRYSPSGTFELLGAYPIDRFVTTLTITDVTGDNKNEILAGGSDSTLRVLQMDPDNNLTEFINHQLRDMPLTIGTCDVVGDEHEEIVIGNRDKTLHVLKVVDSSIQEIDVIELPSPVISIAAGDLLGDRKMELGVVTHDGSIRVYRNEENKLELFSKLENANALSIRIAELNADHMDEIVIATSDYKIDYYNLYMAELKKIATVEIGSKILSLAVGDAGGDDRLEVLVGISNGPLKIVEGLYHLIPRFQVKPKAESGTGLLGTLTVLNVTDQPVAGVTGKLYWFPKEMMEVSPQQIRLDIGPHESKTIEIDILPREEGTIVIRPIVLMWTDESGGVRQVTTPETAVLAEAGTVTAAPAEAPAVTLDGVEESSASDEASPLFSSVGGTGFKPLTEADRQEIEAQASGTTEDAVRQAEQLLDQLFGDASTDAQAALDDVKRMIEGEPASAETATATEAEVTEAPPPVSNESALVAEIRNRPPKPPPPKAAPDAYSFLFKVMIIGEGAVGKTTLVNRYVTGSFERDYKTTIGSQFAVKLTHIFPPESEYAVGIKIQAWDVAGQARFAAVRKMYYSGAAGVILVFDVTRRRSFTELEKWVKEADESVGSRVPMVVVGNKIDLPDRMVSAEEAKKWAEDQGFVYMESSAKTGEGVADMFTVLAELMWRETNNSK